In Streptomyces sp. NBC_01231, the sequence CAAATATCCCCTGACCCTGGGCCTCACCACCTGGCAGTCGCAGGCGGAACGGTACCCCGAGCTCTACCAGCTGACGGTGGGCGGCGCCTTCCTGTCGATCCTCCCGCTGGCCGCCGCGATGCTCGTCCTCCAGCGCTACTGGCGTTCCGGTCTGACCCAGGGCAGCGTCAAGGGCTGACACACAGTGGCGCGTGCCCGGCGTTCCGCGCCGGGCACGCGCCACTGTCCTGCCTGCTACGACCCTTCTACGACCTGGGGTTGACCGCCTTCCGGAACGCGTCGTACACGAGCTTGGGCCGCTCCTCCGCGAACGTGAGCAGGCCCATGACGGAAATGCCGTTGTAGGACTGGTTGTAGCCGGCCCGCTGCTTGTAGTCCTTGAGAACCCAGTAGGTGAAACCGGCGACGAACTCACTGCGCTCGGCCACCTGTGCCCAGTGGGCGGTGAAGCTTGCCGCCTGCCACTCCTCCGTACCCTGCGTGGTGCTGGGGCCGTGATCGCCCGCCACGGACCAGGTGCCGTTCTCGGTGATCAGGATCGGCTTGTCGGGATACTTCGCGTGCACCGCGTCCAGCGTGGGGCCGAGGTCGGAGTCCTTGCCGTAGAAGTAGCCGAAGTACTCGTTGAACCCGATCACGTCGGCGAGGTCGAAGGCGGGGTCGTTGCTGGTGTTGGAGGCCCAGGTCACGGGGCGGGCGGTGAGGTCGACCGCCTTCACGGCCGCTTTGAGGTCGGCGAGCCAGGCCCGGTAGACCGGGGCGCCGCCGGCGTCGATCTCCGACTCGTTCTGCAGTCCCCACAGGATCACCGACGGGTGGTTGTGCTGGTTCCAGGCCATCGTCAGGGCCTGTGCGCGGGCGAGGCCGTAGCGCTCGGTCTGGAGCTTTTCCTGGGCGGTGTTGAGCCACATGGTGTCGATGTCGTCCATCACCGTCACCCCGTGCGCGTCCGCCCAGTCATAGACGTACGGGTGGCGGTTGTAGACGCAGTTGCGGATGAGGTTGGCGCCCAGCGCGGTGATGTGGTCCAGTTCCCGGTCGTACTCAGCGACCGTCATCGCCCTTCCGTGCGCGGCCGTCTCCTCGTGCCAGTTGATCCCCTTGAGGAAAAGGGGCTCGTTGTTCAACCTCAACTGCGCGTCGTCGACGGTCAGTTCACGCACGCCGTACCCGCTGGACAACGTGTCCACCCGCGGGCCCGACGACCTCCCGGCGGCGAGGGTGGCGCGGGCGGTGAGCGTGCGCGGCGAGGCAGGGCTCCATCGTGGGGCGTCAGGTATGCCGACCGAGACGCGTACGACGCCCGCCGATCGGGCCGCGATCCGGGCCGCGACGACCGTGGACCGGCCGCCGCTCCCCCGGCCGGGATCCAGCGTGAGCCGGCCGTCGAAGTCGGCTGTGCCGTGGTTCTCGACGACCGCGCGCGCCTCGAGGCGCCCGTTCGCGGCGACGACGAGCAGTTTCGCGATGGTGACCTGCGGGACCGCCTCGATCCAGGCCGACCGGGTCAGGCCGGCGTAGGGCCAGTAGTCGACGGGCTTGTACGGCACCTCGTGGTCGTCGGTGACCGGCTGCGGAGTCGCGGCCGTGTAGTCCGTGTAGCTCGCCCGGCGGAAGACCCGCACGGCGATCGTCTGGCGCGTTCCCGGCCTCAGCGCCCCCGCGGGCGGCAGCGCGAAGGGGGAGTTGGCGCCCTCGTGCTTGCCGAGGTACGTGCCGTCGAGCCAGACCTCGGCGCTGTAGCCGGCGGCCAGGAAGGCGATGCGTACGTGCCGGGCACGCCAGGACCCGGGAACGTCGACGGTGGTGCGGTACCAGGCGTACCCGTCACTGAAGGCGGTGCCCTTGCCGAAGGGGGCGGTCTCCGATCCGAATCCGGGGGTGTTCAGCAGGTCCCAGGCGGCCGGGACGTCGATGAGGTCCCATGCCCGGTCGTCGTGGTGCGCGGACTGCCAGCCCTCACCGAGCCCCTGGTCGGCGGGGTCGAAGCAAAAGCGCCACTTCCTGTCCAGGGACAGGTACTCGCGGGTGGGCTCATGGGTGCGCCAGCCGTCGAAGGCGGGGAGCACCGTGCCGTACTGGAAGACGACATTGGTGCCGCCGAGGTCACGCACGAGGGTGCCGGAGGGCTCGGTGGCCGGGTGGGTGTCGAGCACCGGGCCGTTCGCGGCGGCCACGCCCGTACCGTCTGCCGCTCGCGCCGCCTCCGGCCAGACGGGCAGGGCGACGAAGCCGGCCGCGCCGAGGGCCGTGACGACGGTGCGCCGGGACGGATGGATGGATTCGGTCATGGCAGGCGACTCCTCGATGCACGCGCGGGTTCGTTCGCCCACAGCCTGGACAACGCCGTCACCCTCGTCAAGGATTATTCATAAATAATGAATTGAGCTAGCGTGGTGCCGCCGAGCCGCCGACGGCGTCCCACCGCACACGAACGACGGGTGACCTCATGACCGCACAGCAGCAAGCCACCACGAGCGAGACCACGGGCCGACTCGCCATCACTCTGTGGGACTTCAGCTGGTACACGCAGGCAGGACCCGGCGAGCCGTTCGCCGACCTCGACCGTGCCTTCGCCGAGACGGTCGAGCGGGGCTTCAACACCGTGCGCGTCTGCGCCATGCCGTTCCTGCTGTTCTCCGGACGCGTCGACGCCCCGGAGGCCCTCCAGGTCCGCGGGCTGGGCGAGGAGTTCGGACAGCGCACCCGCTGGTACAACGTGCGCGGCGGCTATCCGCTGGACGGCCGCCGACGACTCGCCGAGCTGTTCGAGGCCGCCGCCCGCCATGACTGCAAGGTCATCGTGTCCTCGTGGGAGTACCAGCAGTCCCCCAGCTTCGCCGACACCGACGCCTGGCACCGTGCCCTGGCCGACGTTCCCGGCCCGGACCGCGCCGAGGCGGTGGCCGACGCGCTCGCCGAACTGCTCGACTTCCTCACCGAGCGCGGGCTGGCCGACCAGGTCGCCTACGTCGAAGTGCACAACGAGGTCGACAACTGCTCACTGGTACCCGGCGACGGCACCACCAGCCACTACGCCCGGCTGCGTGAACCCCTGGAACGCGCCGTGAAGCTGTTGCAGGCCCGCCACCCGTCCGTCCCCGTGACCTACTCGCTGGGAGAGCCCTGGCCCGACGAGCTCGACGACCTGCCGGAGCAGGCGCAGATCGCGCACTTCCACTTCTACGTCTACGGCGTGCTCGGCGCGCTGTACGAGGCGGTGGGACTCGGGCACGGCACCGAAGCGGCCCCGGAGACGGCCACCTGGCCCACCCCCGAACTGGCCGCCATGCTGCGCCCCGACGCTCCCGCGTTCGCCGACTACCAGCCGGACGAACCCTGGCGTCTGGCCGCCACGGGAATACCGCGCGAGCTGTTCTACGCACACGACTGGGTGGACCCCGACCGCTGGGACCTGTGGCTCTACGAGAACTACGCGGCCCACCGGCAGTCCATGCGGGACACGCTGGCCGAATGGGTCGACTCCGTCACCGAGTTCGCCCGTCGTCGCGGCATCCCCGCCGTACTCGGTGAGAGCGTCGTGGGGTACACGCCGCTGCTGACGCGTTTCGAGGAGGACGCCGTCGGCAAGGACATCGCGGAGTTCGTCGTCGACCGCTGCCTCGCCGCGGGTTTCCAGGGCGTCGTCCTGACCTCCAACGCGGCCCCTCACCACCCCATGTGGCACACCGACGGGGACTGGATGCGGCGGGTCAACGCCCGTATCACCACGGGCTGAACGTGATCCGACGTCGTCCCTGACCTCGAACGGCAGGCCGGAATTCGGTGACAGGCACCGCCGCGAACTCCCGGAAGGGACACGCGTAGGCGCCGTTTCCGTCGTGCGGGTGGTTTACGGCCGGGCTCCCCCGAGTCCGGCCGGTGCCCTCGGAGACTGAGCCGGGCGGTACAGCGCCGCCGGGAAGGGGTCTCATGGCGGACAGCAGGATTCTGGTCGCGGTGCGGGAGCATCCTCGGGACGAGGGGGTCGGCTCGCAGCAGTGGGCGCGGATCGGTGAGGCGATCCAGGCGCGGGGGTTCGACGTCCGGTGGGCGGTCGGTGTGGCCGACGCCGAAGCGGTGTTACGGACAGAGGCGGGGCTGACCGCGGCGCTGGTCGCCTGGGACCTCCCGGGCCGAGGGGGCGTGGACGGTGAGCCGGGGGGTGCCACGGTGCTCCGCTCGATCGGCCGGCGGTTCCAGGATCTGCCGGTCTTCCTGGTCATGACGGACGACGGCGTACGCGATCTGCCGCTGTGGGTGTCGGAACTGATCGTGGGGTACGTGTGGCCGCTGGAGGACACCCCCGGCTTCATCGCGGGCCGGATCACCACCGCCGCCGGTACCTACCGGGAATCGGTCCTGCCGCCCTTCTTCCGGGCGCTGCGTCGTTTCGACGACGCGCACGAGTACTCCTGGCACACCCCGGCCCACTCCGGCGGTGTCGCCCTGCTGAAGTCGCCCGCGGGTCGGGCCTTCCACGACTACTTCGGAGAAAGGCTGTTGCGCAGCGACCTGTCGATCTCCGTCGGGGAACTCGGCTCGTTGTTCGAGCACACCGGCCCGATCGGCGAGGCGGAGCGCAACGCCGCCCGGGTCTTCGGCGCCGACCTCACCTACTTCGTGCTGTACGGGGATTCCACCTGCAACCGCGTGGTCGGCCACTTCAGCGTCACCCGCGACGAGATCGCGCTGGTGGACCGCAACTGCCACAAGTCCGTGCTGCACGGGCTGGTCATGTCCGGCGCGCGCCCGGTCTACCTGATCCCCACCCGCAACGGCTACGGCCTGGCCGGGCCCCTGCCTCCGGCGGAGCTCGCCGCGGAGTCGGTCGCGGCCCGGATCGCCGCCAACCCGCTGACCGGACAGGCCCTCTCGCCGGACGCCCAGTACGCCGTGTTCACCAACTCGACCTACGACGGCCTGTGTTACGACGCCTCGGTGGCGGCGCGGGCGTTCGCGGCGAGCACTCCCCGGCTGCACTTCGACGAGGCGTGGTTCGCCTACGCCCGCTTCCATCCGCTCTACGCGGGCCGGTACGGCATGTCGGTGGACGAGTCCACCTTCCCGGGCCCGGACCGGCCGACGGTCTTCGCGACCCAGTCGACCCACAAGCTGCTGGCCGCGCTCTCGCAGAGCGCCATGGTCCACGTCAGGCCCGCTCCGAGGGCGCCGGTCGAACACGACCGGTTCAACGAGGCGCTGATGATGCACGGCACCACCTCCCCCCTCTATCCGATGATCGCTTCGCTGGACGTGGCGACCGCGATGATGGACGGGCCGCAGGGCCAGTGGCTGCTGGACGAGGCCGTGACCGAGGCGGTCCGGTTCCGCCAGGAGATGGTGCGCATCGGGCGTCGTATCGAGGAGGCCGGCGACCGGCCGCCGTGGTTCTTCGGCGTGTGGCAACCCGAGACGGTCACCGACCCCGGTACCGGCACGCGGCTGCCGTTCGACGAGGCACCCGCCGATCTGCTGCGCACGGAACCGTCCTGCTGGCACCTGGAACCGGGCGCCGCCTGGCACGGATTCCCGGGGCTCAGCGACGGCTACTGCATGCTCGATCCGATCAAGGTCACCCTGACCTGCCCCGGAATCGACGCGACCGGTGAGACAGCGGAGTGGGGCATCCCGGCACGGGTGCTCACCGCTTACCTGGCCACCCGGCACATCGTCGTGGAGAAGACCGACAGCTACACCACGCTCGTGCTGTTCTCCATGGGCATCACCAAGGGCAAGTGGGGCACCCTCCTCGACGCCCTGATGGACTTCAAGGCCCTCTACGACGAGGACGCCCCCCTCGACCGCGTGCTGCCGGCACTGGTCGCCGAGCATCCCAGGCGCTACACCGGCCAGACCCTGCGCGCACTGTGCCAGGACATGCACGACCACCTGCGCTCGGCCCGCCTCGTCGACCTGCTGGACACCGCCTTCCGGCAGTTGCCGGAACCCGTCGCCCCGCCGCACCTGTGCTACCAGCAGCTGATCCGCGGCGGCACGCAGCGCGTACGCCTGGCCGACGCGCCGGGCCAGGTGGCCGCGGCCATGGTCACCGTCACCCCGCCCGGCATTCCCGTCCTCATGCCCGGCGAGAGCGTCGGCGCCCCCGACGGCCCCCTGCTGCGCTACCTCACCGCGCTGGAGTCGTTCGACCGCCACTTCCCCGGATTCCGCAGCGAAACCCACGGCGTCACCCTCGACCCCGACACCGGCGACTACCTCATCGAGTGCCTGCGGCCGACGGCGAACGACGGAGCAGACGCGCGGTACCGTGCCGTGACACCGGCCCAACGCAGTCACACGATGGAGACCCGCCCCTGACGCCTCTCCTCGTCGCGACGAGCGTGAGGTCGCTGCCCTCAACAGCCGTCGGCGTCGTCGGCGGCTGTCAGCGCGCGACCTCTTCGGTCCACGGCTCCCAAGGCGCCGGACCGGTGCCGTCGCTCCACGCCCGCAGGTCCTGCCCGTCCCAGCACAGGATCCCGCACTGCTCGGCGTAGTCGACGGCCGGTGCGGTAAAGCCGCCGGTGGTGATGACGACGGCGATGTCGGCCTCGTGGACGGTGAAACAAGTGCCCCCGAAGCGCTGCAGTTCCTGGGAGCCGACCCGGTGGCTGCCGCTGTAGAGCTTGCACTGGATGACGAGGCGCCGTCCGTCCGGAGCGACGGCCAGGATGTCCGCTCCGAGGTCGCCCGCCCCGCCGACGACTTCGACGTCCGAGCATCCGTCCCGCTCGCACAGGGCGGCTGTCGCCGCCTCGAACTCCTCCGGGCTCAGGGCGTCAGGGGAGGCGGCCTCGACGTCGCGTGGGAGGACGACCGTCTCCTCACCGCCGAAGCCGACGTCAGGGGGTTCCGCGGACGTACCCGCGGACGGCCGGGTGTCCAGCACGTCGACCGCCGTTCCTGCCCCCTTGTCGAGCGCGGCGACGGCCCGGCGCACCGCCCTGGAAACGGAGAACCGGTGCCGCCTTCGCCCAAGAGCCATGGCGATCGCCACACCCACGACGCCCAGCACGAGGGCCCAGGCGGGGCGTCGCTCGACGGCACCGGCCGCCGCACGGGCCGAGAGGCCCACCACGATCACCACAAGGGCGAGAAGGCCGAAGAAGGCGGCTGTCCGACGGAGGTCGAACGGGCGGCGTCGGCGGTTCCCGGGTCGGTAACGTCGTATGGGCGTGGCCACGGCGGTGCGTCCCCCTCACGGTCGATACGAAGATCACTCCCGCCGTCTGCCCAAGATCAGACACTTCATCGTTCCTCTCGCCGACTTCGCCGTGCCCGACCTCGAGGAGCACCCAGCGGTGTGGACGAGCCAGCCCGCTGCCGCGCCGACCACGTACCAGAAAAGGTCGGGTGGATTGAAGGTGGAACCGAGCACGAGGCGGGCGACGGCGCTGCGCTGGGAGAACTCCGCCGGGACCGCGGTGAGTTGGGAGAACTCGACCACCCAACTGACGGCCAGCGCGCTTCCGGCGGCCGCCAGAGGAGTCACCCGTGGCACTGCCAGCACGACGAGTGCGTACAGCAGGATGGTGTACAGCGCGTCTCCGCCGTACTTGGCCACGTCCCCTGCCGCCACCGCCCTGAGCCCCAACCCCGCGCCGACGGTCACCACCGCGACCCCGGCCGCGAGCAACCGGGTCCGTACCGGTGCGGCTCGGCACATCAAGGTCCTGTCCTTCAGCTGGTCGGAAGGGGCGGGATGCTGCCTGTGACTGCCAGGTCCCGGTACCACATGGCGCTGTCCTTCGGGGTACGGCGCTGGGTCCCGTAGTCGACGTGGACGATGCCGAAGCGCTTGGAGTACCCGTAACCCCATTCGAAGTTGTCCATCAGTGACCACACGAAGTAACCGCGCAGATCGACACCGGCGGCGAGTGCCCGGTGGGCGGAGAGGAGGTGGCGACGGAGGTAGTCGATGCGCTGGGGGTCGTGTACGGCGTGGGTGCCGTCGGCGCGCACGGACAGGTGGTCCTCGAAGGCCGCTCCGTTCTCGGTGACGACCAGGGGCTGGTTCGGGAACCGGGTGTGCAGGTCAAGGAGGAGTTAGTTCGAACAGCTCCGACCCGACGATCACCACACCGATCGTCGCCGAACGGCGGCTCTTGAGGGCCCTGGCCACACTGTTACGGCGATAGCCCAGCTTCCGAATCGCGGCCTCGACCCGGGCCCGGGTCTCGGGCCGCACCGACGGATGATCGTTGATCACACGAGAGACGGTGATGTGCGAGACGCCGGCCTCCCGTGCCACATCCATCATTCCTGGTGGCCGGTTCATCTCACTCGTCCCCTGCCCTCGGCCCAGCGCACGGCGTTACGCGCACCGCCGATACTGACACAGGCTTCGGGCCGCATCCGCGCAACGGTCCGCCCACCGGGCGGACGAGGGACGGCGTCTGCCCCGGGCTCTGAACCAGCTGCTCAGGCCCGGTGCGGTTTGCCGGCAGGACAGCTCCATGCATTTCGCTCGTGCCCAGAACAGACAGCAGGGCTAAAATGGATAGGGCCTTCCGATTGTTAGACTGGTCGGCATGAAACCTGGCGCCCCGCACACCGACAACACCACCGCCCAGCCACTGCGCAGTGACGCCGAGCGCAACCGTGGGCGGATCATCGCCGCCGCCCGCACGGTGTTCGGGCGGGACGGCCTGAATGCCTCCATGGCCTCCGTGGCCCGCGAGGCAGGGGTGGGGATCGCCACCATCTTCCGTCGCTTCCCCTCGAAGGAGGAGCTGGTCGCCGCCGTCTTCTCGGACCGGATGGACGCCTATGCCGACGCGGTGGCCGCCGCCCTCGACGACCCCGACCCTTGGCACGGTTTCACCGGCTACATCGAGACCGCCTGCGCGATGCAGGCGGCCGACTACGGCTTCGCCGACGTACTGACCATGACCTTCCCGACCGCGAAGGCGCTGGAGAAGCGACGTGACGAGGCGTACGAGGCGATGGTGCGGCTCATCGACCGCACCAAGGCCGCGGGCCGTCTGCGCGAGGACTTCCACCCCTCGGACCTTGTGCTGATCCACATGGCCAACGCCGGCGTCGTCAACGCCACCGGCGAGGCCGCACCCGACGCCTGGCGGCGTGTCGTCGCCTTGTTGATCCAGTCCTTCGAGGCCCCGGCCCGCGGCCCTCTGCCGGACTCGCCCGATCATGCCGCCCTCTACAAGGCCATGCTCCGCGCCGGCCCGGCGGACATCCCCGCAGCGGAGCCGGACAGGAGCAACTGACCTCAGGACCAGAGCCCTCGCTCCCGACCCGGCGGGCGGCTCCGCCGCGTCACTGCTCCCACTTCTCCGGGCCGCCGCCCCGCCACTCGATCAACTCGGACTGCCGCACCCACACTTCGTCAACGTCCTCCAGGCCCGCGCCGCGCAGGAACTCGATGACGTCCAGCAACCCGTACGCCATCCCACGGAACTGATCGCCCACACGGACCCGCCGACCGCCGTCCACAGCGGGCCGGTAGATCACGATGGGCTGTGCGTCAGCCATGGGACCAGCGT encodes:
- a CDS encoding DUF2809 domain-containing protein, which translates into the protein MCRAAPVRTRLLAAGVAVVTVGAGLGLRAVAAGDVAKYGGDALYTILLYALVVLAVPRVTPLAAAGSALAVSWVVEFSQLTAVPAEFSQRSAVARLVLGSTFNPPDLFWYVVGAAAGWLVHTAGCSSRSGTAKSARGTMKCLILGRRRE
- a CDS encoding TetR/AcrR family transcriptional regulator, producing MKPGAPHTDNTTAQPLRSDAERNRGRIIAAARTVFGRDGLNASMASVAREAGVGIATIFRRFPSKEELVAAVFSDRMDAYADAVAAALDDPDPWHGFTGYIETACAMQAADYGFADVLTMTFPTAKALEKRRDEAYEAMVRLIDRTKAAGRLREDFHPSDLVLIHMANAGVVNATGEAAPDAWRRVVALLIQSFEAPARGPLPDSPDHAALYKAMLRAGPADIPAAEPDRSN
- a CDS encoding restriction endonuclease, translating into MATPIRRYRPGNRRRRPFDLRRTAAFFGLLALVVIVVGLSARAAAGAVERRPAWALVLGVVGVAIAMALGRRRHRFSVSRAVRRAVAALDKGAGTAVDVLDTRPSAGTSAEPPDVGFGGEETVVLPRDVEAASPDALSPEEFEAATAALCERDGCSDVEVVGGAGDLGADILAVAPDGRRLVIQCKLYSGSHRVGSQELQRFGGTCFTVHEADIAVVITTGGFTAPAVDYAEQCGILCWDGQDLRAWSDGTGPAPWEPWTEEVAR
- a CDS encoding arginine decarboxylase (biodegradative; catalyzes the formation of agmatine from arginine); protein product: MADSRILVAVREHPRDEGVGSQQWARIGEAIQARGFDVRWAVGVADAEAVLRTEAGLTAALVAWDLPGRGGVDGEPGGATVLRSIGRRFQDLPVFLVMTDDGVRDLPLWVSELIVGYVWPLEDTPGFIAGRITTAAGTYRESVLPPFFRALRRFDDAHEYSWHTPAHSGGVALLKSPAGRAFHDYFGERLLRSDLSISVGELGSLFEHTGPIGEAERNAARVFGADLTYFVLYGDSTCNRVVGHFSVTRDEIALVDRNCHKSVLHGLVMSGARPVYLIPTRNGYGLAGPLPPAELAAESVAARIAANPLTGQALSPDAQYAVFTNSTYDGLCYDASVAARAFAASTPRLHFDEAWFAYARFHPLYAGRYGMSVDESTFPGPDRPTVFATQSTHKLLAALSQSAMVHVRPAPRAPVEHDRFNEALMMHGTTSPLYPMIASLDVATAMMDGPQGQWLLDEAVTEAVRFRQEMVRIGRRIEEAGDRPPWFFGVWQPETVTDPGTGTRLPFDEAPADLLRTEPSCWHLEPGAAWHGFPGLSDGYCMLDPIKVTLTCPGIDATGETAEWGIPARVLTAYLATRHIVVEKTDSYTTLVLFSMGITKGKWGTLLDALMDFKALYDEDAPLDRVLPALVAEHPRRYTGQTLRALCQDMHDHLRSARLVDLLDTAFRQLPEPVAPPHLCYQQLIRGGTQRVRLADAPGQVAAAMVTVTPPGIPVLMPGESVGAPDGPLLRYLTALESFDRHFPGFRSETHGVTLDPDTGDYLIECLRPTANDGADARYRAVTPAQRSHTMETRP
- a CDS encoding beta galactosidase jelly roll domain-containing protein — protein: MTESIHPSRRTVVTALGAAGFVALPVWPEAARAADGTGVAAANGPVLDTHPATEPSGTLVRDLGGTNVVFQYGTVLPAFDGWRTHEPTREYLSLDRKWRFCFDPADQGLGEGWQSAHHDDRAWDLIDVPAAWDLLNTPGFGSETAPFGKGTAFSDGYAWYRTTVDVPGSWRARHVRIAFLAAGYSAEVWLDGTYLGKHEGANSPFALPPAGALRPGTRQTIAVRVFRRASYTDYTAATPQPVTDDHEVPYKPVDYWPYAGLTRSAWIEAVPQVTIAKLLVVAANGRLEARAVVENHGTADFDGRLTLDPGRGSGGRSTVVAARIAARSAGVVRVSVGIPDAPRWSPASPRTLTARATLAAGRSSGPRVDTLSSGYGVRELTVDDAQLRLNNEPLFLKGINWHEETAAHGRAMTVAEYDRELDHITALGANLIRNCVYNRHPYVYDWADAHGVTVMDDIDTMWLNTAQEKLQTERYGLARAQALTMAWNQHNHPSVILWGLQNESEIDAGGAPVYRAWLADLKAAVKAVDLTARPVTWASNTSNDPAFDLADVIGFNEYFGYFYGKDSDLGPTLDAVHAKYPDKPILITENGTWSVAGDHGPSTTQGTEEWQAASFTAHWAQVAERSEFVAGFTYWVLKDYKQRAGYNQSYNGISVMGLLTFAEERPKLVYDAFRKAVNPRS